A genomic segment from Streptomyces antibioticus encodes:
- a CDS encoding S1 family peptidase → MKHRRIPRRRAAVTAAGIAALVAAGVTFQTANASEPAGTSRPTTLSALAAGQLASTLGADLGADAAGTYYDAKSRSLVVNVLDESAARVAEAAGARARLVQNSLAELKSARATLADDAAVPGTAWVSDPRTNKVVVTADRTVSDAEWAQLTEVVEGLGKKAELRRTKGEFKPFVAGGDAITGGGGRCSLGFNVVKGGEPYFLTAGHCTESISTWSDSSGTRIGTNESSSFPGDDYGLVKYTADVAHPSEVNLYNGSTQAITGAAEATVGMKVTRSGSTTQVHSGTVTGLDATVNYGNGDIVNGLIQTDVCAEPGDSGGSLFSGSSAVGLTSGGSGDCTSGGETFFQPVTEALSATGTQIG, encoded by the coding sequence TTGAAGCATCGACGCATACCCCGGCGACGGGCCGCCGTGACGGCCGCGGGCATAGCCGCGCTCGTCGCCGCGGGAGTCACCTTCCAGACCGCAAACGCCAGTGAGCCCGCCGGGACTTCACGGCCCACCACGCTCTCGGCGCTCGCCGCCGGACAGCTCGCCTCGACCCTCGGCGCGGATCTCGGCGCCGACGCGGCGGGTACCTACTACGACGCGAAGAGCCGCAGCCTCGTCGTGAACGTGCTCGACGAGAGCGCCGCCCGGGTCGCCGAGGCGGCCGGGGCCCGCGCCAGACTCGTCCAGAACTCCCTCGCCGAGCTGAAGAGCGCCCGGGCGACCCTCGCGGACGACGCGGCCGTGCCCGGTACCGCCTGGGTGAGCGACCCGCGCACCAACAAGGTCGTCGTCACCGCCGACCGCACCGTCTCCGACGCCGAGTGGGCCCAGCTCACCGAGGTGGTCGAGGGGCTCGGTAAGAAGGCCGAACTGCGGCGCACCAAGGGGGAGTTCAAACCCTTCGTGGCCGGCGGCGACGCCATCACCGGCGGCGGTGGCCGCTGCTCGCTCGGCTTCAACGTGGTCAAGGGCGGCGAGCCGTACTTCCTGACCGCGGGGCACTGCACGGAGTCCATCTCGACCTGGTCGGACTCCTCGGGCACCCGGATCGGCACCAACGAGTCCTCCAGCTTCCCCGGTGACGACTACGGCCTGGTCAAGTACACCGCCGACGTCGCCCACCCGAGCGAGGTGAACCTCTACAACGGCTCCACGCAGGCCATCACCGGCGCCGCCGAGGCCACCGTGGGCATGAAGGTCACCCGCAGCGGCTCCACCACCCAGGTCCACTCCGGCACGGTCACCGGTCTGGACGCCACCGTGAACTACGGCAACGGCGACATCGTCAACGGCCTGATCCAGACCGACGTCTGCGCCGAGCCCGGCGACAGCGGCGGCTCGCTCTTCTCGGGCAGCAGCGCGGTCGGCCTGACCTCCGGCGGCAGCGGCGACTGCACCTCGGGCGGGGAGACGTTCTTCCAGCCGGTGACGGAGGCACTGTCGGCGACCGGGACCCAGATCGGCTGA
- a CDS encoding lytic polysaccharide monooxygenase auxiliary activity family 9 protein, with protein MSARRTAAAVTALGLTPLALTALSATPAAAHGSMGDPVSRVAQCYAEGPESPKSDACRAAVAAGGTQALYDWNGIRIGDANGRHQELIPDGKLCSANNAEFKGLDLARADWPATSVSAGSYTFKYRVTAPHKGTFKVYLTKAGYDPARPLAWSDLDLEHPVASATDPAAAGGFYTFSGTLPERSGRQLLYAVWQRSDSPEAFYSCSDVAFGGATSGGSGGGSGSGSGSGSGSASGSGSGSGAAPEASAPSEEQIEDGADKSTIEHGGHGDDDATTTTDPTPSAAAGATESPAAAEPNAPKAAGAGKNLAETGGDSSTTYLATGGAAVLALGSALLFASVRRRATRS; from the coding sequence ATGTCCGCACGCCGCACGGCCGCCGCCGTCACCGCCCTCGGTCTGACCCCGCTGGCCCTGACCGCGCTGTCCGCCACGCCGGCGGCCGCGCACGGGTCGATGGGCGACCCGGTCAGCCGGGTGGCGCAGTGCTACGCGGAGGGTCCCGAGAGCCCGAAGTCGGACGCGTGCCGGGCGGCGGTCGCGGCCGGCGGGACACAGGCGCTGTACGACTGGAACGGCATCCGGATCGGCGACGCGAACGGCCGCCACCAGGAGCTGATCCCGGACGGCAAACTGTGCAGCGCGAACAACGCGGAGTTCAAGGGGCTCGACCTGGCCCGCGCCGACTGGCCGGCGACGAGCGTGAGCGCCGGATCGTACACGTTCAAGTACCGGGTGACCGCGCCGCACAAGGGCACCTTCAAGGTGTATCTCACCAAGGCCGGTTACGACCCGGCGCGGCCGCTGGCCTGGTCCGACCTGGATCTGGAGCACCCGGTGGCCTCGGCCACCGACCCGGCCGCGGCGGGCGGCTTCTACACGTTCTCCGGCACGCTTCCCGAGCGCTCGGGCCGACAGCTCCTGTACGCGGTCTGGCAGCGCTCGGACAGCCCGGAGGCCTTCTACTCCTGCTCGGACGTCGCGTTCGGCGGCGCCACGAGCGGGGGCTCGGGCGGGGGCTCGGGGTCCGGTTCGGGCTCCGGCTCGGGTTCCGCATCCGGTTCCGGCTCGGGCTCGGGTGCCGCGCCGGAGGCGTCCGCCCCCTCGGAGGAGCAGATCGAGGACGGCGCGGACAAGTCGACGATCGAGCACGGCGGTCACGGCGACGACGACGCCACCACGACGACCGACCCCACCCCTTCCGCGGCCGCCGGAGCCACGGAGAGCCCGGCCGCCGCGGAGCCCAATGCCCCGAAGGCCGCCGGCGCGGGCAAGAACCTCGCCGAGACCGGCGGCGACAGCAGCACCACGTACCTCGCGACGGGCGGCGCGGCCGTCCTGGCGCTGGGCTCGGCGCTGCTGTTCGCCTCGGTGCGGCGGCGCGCGACGCGCTCCTGA
- a CDS encoding DNA polymerase Y family protein produces the protein MTILCVRFDLSAARTAVLPELLGLLEEFTPVVEALPPDGALADLRGAERYFGRGAVELASVIRVRALARYGVDCAMGAGPGPMLARMALRDARPGVTRAVPREGGRDFLAAKPVGALPGVGTATARTLCEYGLDTLGRLADAPLSTVQRLVGARTGRDLHEKANGVDRGRVVPNAVAASLATERTFDRDELDPVRHRRALLSATEELGTRLRAVEKVCRVLTLTVRYADRSSTVRGRTLREPTAHSSALTATAYGLYEALGLQRARVRALALRAESLTPAEHASHQLTFDPADEKTRRVEQTADRIRAKFGPGAVIPGALAA, from the coding sequence ATGACCATCCTCTGTGTACGGTTCGACCTGTCCGCGGCGCGGACAGCCGTCCTGCCGGAACTGCTCGGTCTGCTGGAGGAGTTCACCCCGGTCGTGGAGGCACTGCCGCCGGACGGGGCGCTGGCCGATCTGCGGGGCGCCGAACGGTACTTCGGGCGCGGCGCGGTCGAACTGGCGTCGGTGATCCGGGTCCGGGCCCTCGCCCGGTACGGCGTGGACTGCGCGATGGGCGCGGGGCCGGGCCCGATGCTGGCCCGGATGGCGCTGCGGGACGCCCGGCCGGGGGTGACCCGCGCGGTCCCCCGGGAGGGCGGACGGGACTTCCTCGCCGCGAAGCCGGTCGGCGCGCTGCCCGGCGTGGGCACCGCCACCGCCCGCACACTGTGCGAGTACGGCCTCGACACCCTGGGCCGGCTCGCCGACGCGCCCCTGTCCACGGTCCAGCGGCTGGTCGGCGCCCGCACCGGCCGGGACCTGCACGAGAAGGCGAACGGCGTCGACCGGGGCCGGGTCGTCCCGAACGCCGTCGCCGCCTCCCTGGCCACCGAACGCACCTTCGACCGCGACGAGTTGGACCCCGTCCGGCACCGCCGCGCCCTGCTGTCGGCCACCGAGGAACTGGGCACCCGGCTGCGCGCGGTCGAGAAGGTCTGCCGCGTCCTGACCCTCACCGTGCGCTACGCCGACCGCTCGTCCACCGTCCGCGGCCGCACCCTCAGGGAACCCACCGCGCACTCATCAGCCCTGACGGCGACGGCGTACGGCCTGTACGAGGCCCTCGGTCTCCAGCGCGCCCGGGTCCGCGCGCTCGCCCTGCGCGCCGAGTCCCTCACGCCCGCCGAACACGCCTCCCACCAGCTCACCTTCGACCCCGCGGACGAGAAGACCCGCCGCGTCGAACAGACCGCCGACCGCATCCGCGCGAAGTTCGGACCGGGAGCGGTGATACCGGGGGCGCTGGCGGCCTGA
- a CDS encoding esterase/lipase family protein: MLPWKRVLRPLAALLLAAAAVTVPASAAHSAPAAATTSSGWNDFSCKPSSAHPRPVVLVHGTLANSVDNWLVLAPYLKDRGYCVFSLDYGQLPGVPFFHALGPIDKSAAQLSAYVDKVLAATGAAKADLVGHSQGGMMPRYYLKFLGGAAKVNALVGIAPNNHGTTLGGLTKLLPFFPGAEDLLNAATPALAQQVVGSDFMTRLNAGGDTVPGVRYTVIATRYDEVVTPYRTQFLTGDNVRNVLLQDLCPLDLSEHALIGLVDKIAFHEVANALDPARATPTTCASVLS, translated from the coding sequence ATGCTGCCCTGGAAGCGTGTGCTCAGACCACTCGCCGCACTGCTGCTGGCCGCCGCCGCGGTCACGGTTCCCGCCTCCGCCGCCCACTCCGCACCCGCCGCCGCGACCACGTCGAGCGGCTGGAACGACTTCTCCTGCAAGCCGTCCTCCGCGCATCCGCGCCCCGTGGTTCTCGTCCACGGCACCCTCGCCAACTCGGTCGACAACTGGCTGGTCCTCGCGCCCTACTTGAAGGACCGCGGCTACTGCGTCTTCTCCCTGGACTACGGGCAGCTTCCCGGAGTCCCGTTCTTTCACGCCCTGGGCCCCATAGACAAGTCGGCCGCACAGCTTTCGGCCTATGTCGACAAGGTCCTCGCCGCGACGGGCGCCGCCAAGGCGGACCTCGTCGGGCACTCGCAGGGCGGCATGATGCCCCGCTACTACCTGAAGTTCCTCGGGGGCGCCGCCAAGGTGAACGCCCTGGTCGGCATCGCTCCCAACAACCACGGCACCACGCTCGGCGGCCTGACCAAGCTGCTGCCGTTCTTCCCCGGCGCCGAGGACCTCCTCAACGCCGCCACCCCGGCCCTCGCCCAGCAGGTCGTCGGCTCCGACTTCATGACCAGGCTCAACGCCGGCGGCGACACCGTCCCCGGGGTCCGCTACACCGTCATCGCCACCAGGTACGACGAGGTGGTGACGCCGTACCGGACGCAGTTCCTGACCGGTGACAACGTCAGGAACGTTCTCCTCCAGGACCTGTGCCCGCTCGATCTGTCCGAACACGCACTGATCGGGCTGGTCGACAAGATCGCCTTCCACGAGGTGGCCAACGCGCTCGACCCGGCCCGCGCCACCCCCACCACCTGCGCGTCCGTGCTGAGCTGA
- a CDS encoding DNA polymerase III subunit alpha produces MPGFTHLHTVSGFSLRYGASHPERLAERAAERGMDALALTDRDTLAGAVRFAKACAKAGIRPLFGVNLATAPPEPSPRERRRVPVRGGAFVDESAPRVTFLARDGARGWSDLCRLVTTAHADAAAPTPLLPWSGNHGDALTVLLGPASDVGRALAAGRPDRAVRLLAPWRETYGDALRLEAVWHGRTGTGPGSLRLAARTVGFAAEQRIRPVLSNAVRYADPGQGPVADVLDAARRLVPVDPAGELDSGEAWLKDAPAMLAAAERIVEAAGFRRDTAHRLLEQTRASAAACLVDPEDDLGMGAVHFPEPHLVGAGRRTAQRALASRAVAGMVRRGYDRSAGARRYWERMHHELDVIAHHGFASYFLTVAQVVDDVRDLGIRVAARGSGAGSLVNHLLGIAHADPVEHGLLMERFLSKERVVLPDIDIDVESARRLEVYRAVIGRFGTERVATVAMPETYRVRHAVRDVGAALSMDPAEIDRIAKSFPHIRARDARAALEELPELRELAGEKERYGRLWELVEGLDALPRGVAMHPCGVLLSDASLLSRTPVVPTSGEGFPMAQFDKEDVEDLGLLKLDVLGVRMQSAMAHAVAEVARATGERIDLDAVADGDPATYRLVRSTETLGCFQIESPGQRDLVGRLQPADFHDLVVDISLFRPGPVAADMVRPFIEARHGRAPVRYPHPDLEEPLKGTYGVVVFHEQIIDIVAIMTGCGRGEADRVRRGLSDPESQGRIKVWFAQRAAARGYDAETIQRTWEIVEAFGSYGFCKAHAVAFAVPTYQSAWLKAHHPAAFYAGLLTHDPGMYPKRLLLADARRRGVPILPLDVNRSGVAHRIELVSESGGSERSGSSKGSGSSKGSEGSESSEGAPGRWGLRLALSDVHGISEAEAARVADGQPYASLLDFWERARPSRPLAGRLAQVGALDAFGANRRDLQLHLTELHRGARGAGGGQLPLSGGRRTASAGLPDLSPAERLSAELGVLSMDTSRHLMDDHRAFLRELGVVSARRLRETRHGETVLVAGAKAATQTPPIRSGKRVIFTTLDDGTGLVDLAFFDDSHDACAHTVFHSWLLLVRGVVQRRGPRSLSVVGAAAWNLAELAELRDGGGLDEVAARLAGTDGAEGSDGDPTGGRRIRLSTGYELHPWADLRPAGENPAKTRKLWHQSPGSAG; encoded by the coding sequence ATGCCCGGCTTCACACATCTGCACACCGTCTCCGGGTTCTCCCTGCGGTACGGCGCCTCGCATCCGGAGCGGCTGGCCGAGCGTGCCGCCGAGCGGGGCATGGACGCCCTCGCCCTCACCGACCGCGACACCCTCGCCGGTGCGGTCCGCTTCGCCAAAGCCTGTGCGAAGGCCGGAATCCGACCGCTCTTCGGGGTGAACCTCGCGACGGCCCCGCCCGAGCCCTCCCCCCGGGAGAGGCGCCGTGTCCCCGTGCGCGGCGGCGCCTTCGTCGACGAGTCGGCACCCCGGGTCACCTTCCTCGCCCGCGACGGCGCCCGCGGCTGGAGCGACCTGTGCCGGCTGGTGACCACCGCCCACGCCGACGCGGCCGCGCCCACCCCCCTGCTGCCCTGGTCCGGCAACCACGGTGACGCGCTGACCGTCCTGCTCGGCCCCGCCTCCGACGTCGGCCGCGCCCTCGCCGCGGGCCGCCCGGACCGGGCCGTGAGGCTGCTCGCCCCCTGGCGCGAGACCTACGGCGACGCCCTGCGGCTGGAGGCCGTCTGGCACGGCCGTACCGGCACCGGGCCCGGCTCCCTGCGGCTGGCCGCCCGCACCGTCGGCTTCGCCGCCGAGCAGCGGATCCGGCCGGTGCTCAGCAACGCCGTCCGCTACGCCGACCCCGGCCAGGGCCCGGTCGCCGACGTGCTGGACGCCGCCCGCCGGCTCGTCCCCGTCGACCCGGCCGGGGAACTCGACTCCGGGGAGGCGTGGCTGAAGGACGCGCCGGCCATGCTCGCGGCGGCGGAGCGGATCGTGGAGGCCGCGGGCTTCCGCCGGGACACCGCCCACCGGCTGCTGGAGCAGACCCGGGCGAGCGCCGCCGCGTGTCTGGTCGACCCGGAGGACGACCTCGGCATGGGCGCCGTCCACTTCCCCGAACCGCATCTCGTCGGCGCGGGCCGGCGCACCGCCCAGCGGGCGCTGGCCTCGCGGGCGGTGGCGGGCATGGTGCGGCGCGGCTACGACCGCTCGGCGGGGGCCCGGCGGTACTGGGAGCGGATGCACCACGAGCTGGACGTCATCGCCCACCACGGCTTCGCCTCCTACTTCCTGACGGTCGCTCAAGTCGTGGACGACGTACGGGACCTGGGTATCCGGGTCGCCGCGCGCGGCTCCGGCGCGGGCTCCCTGGTCAACCATCTCCTCGGCATCGCCCACGCCGATCCGGTCGAGCACGGGCTGCTGATGGAGCGCTTCCTGTCCAAGGAGCGGGTGGTGCTGCCCGACATCGACATCGACGTGGAGTCCGCGCGCCGGCTGGAGGTCTACCGGGCGGTCATCGGCCGCTTCGGCACCGAGCGGGTCGCCACCGTCGCGATGCCGGAGACGTACCGGGTGCGGCACGCCGTCCGGGACGTCGGCGCGGCGCTGTCCATGGACCCCGCCGAGATCGACCGGATCGCCAAGTCCTTCCCGCACATCCGCGCCCGCGACGCCCGCGCCGCGCTGGAGGAACTGCCCGAACTCCGGGAGCTGGCGGGGGAGAAGGAGAGGTACGGCAGGCTCTGGGAACTGGTCGAGGGCCTGGACGCGCTGCCGCGCGGGGTCGCCATGCACCCGTGCGGGGTGCTCCTGTCCGACGCCTCCCTGCTCTCCCGTACGCCGGTGGTGCCGACCAGCGGCGAGGGGTTCCCCATGGCGCAGTTCGACAAGGAGGACGTGGAGGACCTCGGGCTGCTCAAGCTGGACGTGCTGGGGGTGCGGATGCAGTCGGCGATGGCGCACGCGGTCGCGGAGGTGGCGCGGGCGACGGGGGAGCGGATCGACCTGGACGCGGTCGCGGACGGCGACCCGGCGACGTACCGGCTCGTGCGGTCCACCGAGACGCTGGGCTGCTTCCAGATCGAGTCGCCGGGTCAGCGCGATCTGGTGGGGCGGCTCCAGCCGGCCGATTTCCACGATCTGGTGGTCGACATCTCGCTCTTCCGGCCGGGGCCGGTCGCCGCCGACATGGTGCGGCCGTTCATCGAGGCCCGGCACGGGCGGGCGCCCGTCCGCTACCCGCACCCCGACCTGGAGGAACCGCTGAAAGGGACGTACGGGGTCGTCGTCTTCCACGAGCAGATCATCGACATCGTCGCGATCATGACCGGCTGCGGGCGCGGCGAGGCGGACCGGGTGCGGCGCGGGCTGTCCGACCCGGAGTCGCAGGGGCGGATCAAGGTGTGGTTCGCGCAACGCGCGGCGGCCCGCGGCTACGACGCGGAAACGATTCAGCGCACCTGGGAGATCGTCGAGGCGTTCGGGTCGTACGGCTTCTGCAAGGCGCACGCCGTCGCCTTCGCGGTGCCGACCTATCAGTCGGCGTGGCTGAAGGCGCACCACCCGGCCGCCTTCTACGCCGGGCTGCTCACCCACGACCCCGGGATGTACCCCAAGCGGCTGCTGCTGGCGGACGCGCGGCGGCGGGGGGTGCCGATCCTGCCGTTGGACGTGAACCGGTCGGGCGTCGCCCACCGTATCGAACTGGTGTCTGAATCAGGGGGGTCGGAGAGGTCGGGGAGTTCGAAGGGATCGGGGAGTTCGAAGGGATCGGAGGGGTCGGAGAGTTCGGAGGGCGCTCCGGGGCGCTGGGGGCTGCGGCTCGCCCTCTCCGACGTGCACGGCATCAGCGAGGCCGAGGCGGCCCGGGTCGCGGACGGGCAGCCGTACGCCTCGCTGCTGGACTTCTGGGAGCGGGCCCGGCCGAGCCGTCCGCTCGCCGGGCGGCTGGCGCAGGTCGGCGCGCTGGACGCGTTCGGCGCCAACCGGCGCGACCTCCAACTGCATCTGACCGAACTGCACCGGGGCGCGCGGGGCGCGGGCGGCGGCCAGCTCCCGCTGTCCGGCGGGCGGCGGACGGCCTCCGCCGGGCTGCCCGACCTCTCCCCGGCCGAACGGCTCAGCGCCGAGCTGGGCGTGCTGTCGATGGACACCTCGCGCCATCTGATGGACGACCACCGGGCCTTCCTGCGCGAGCTGGGAGTGGTGTCGGCGCGCCGGCTGCGGGAGACCCGGCACGGGGAGACCGTGCTGGTCGCGGGCGCCAAGGCGGCCACCCAGACGCCGCCGATCCGGTCCGGCAAGCGGGTCATCTTCACCACCCTCGACGACGGCACCGGCCTGGTCGACCTGGCCTTCTTCGACGACTCCCACGACGCCTGCGCCCACACCGTCTTCCACTCCTGGCTGCTGCTGGTGCGCGGGGTGGTGCAGCGGCGCGGGCCGCGCAGCCTCAGCGTGGTGGGCGCCGCCGCCTGGAACCTCGCCGAACTCGCCGAACTGCGCGACGGCGGCGGGCTGGACGAGGTGGCGGCCCGGCTGGCGGGGACGGACGGGGCCGAGGGATCCGACGGTGATCCGACCGGCGGCAGGCGCATCCGTCTGTCCACCGGATACGAACTGCATCCATGGGCCGATCTGCGCCCCGCGGGCGAGAACCCCGCGAAGACAAGGAAGTTGTGGCACCAGAGTCCGGGGAGTGCGGGATGA
- a CDS encoding DUF3533 domain-containing protein: MTQSTGAPSPPPPSPSFLDEVKDAVTPRATLLVIGVVALSLLFIASYVGALHDPRPKDVPFGVVAPQVTAQQTVTRLERLPGDPLDPRVVADRASARAQIMDRSIDGALIVDPSGTTDTLLVATGGGRVLAATLESLVTTLTKSEARTVRTVDVAPADSQDANGLSSFYVTVGWCVGGYLCASIMTISSGATRSTPRRAVIRLASMAVVALVAGLGGALIVGPVLGALPGSLAALWGLGTLIVFAVGAATLAFQGLFGLAGIGLAILLVVILGNPSAGGALPPPLLPPFWKAIGPALPPGAGTWSARSLAYFEGNDMTASLLVLSAWAVGGIALTLLAAAVRDRRRTPA; this comes from the coding sequence ATGACACAGAGCACCGGCGCCCCTTCTCCTCCCCCGCCCTCCCCCTCCTTCCTGGACGAGGTGAAGGACGCCGTCACCCCCCGGGCCACCCTCCTGGTCATCGGCGTGGTCGCGCTCTCCCTGCTGTTCATCGCCTCCTACGTCGGCGCGCTGCACGACCCGCGGCCCAAGGACGTGCCCTTCGGAGTCGTCGCGCCCCAGGTCACCGCCCAGCAGACGGTCACCCGTCTGGAGCGGCTGCCCGGCGACCCCCTGGACCCGCGCGTGGTGGCGGACCGGGCGAGCGCCCGCGCGCAGATCATGGACCGGAGCATCGACGGCGCCCTGATCGTCGACCCGTCCGGCACCACCGACACCCTGCTCGTCGCCACCGGCGGCGGACGGGTGCTGGCCGCCACCCTGGAGTCGCTCGTCACCACCCTGACCAAGTCCGAGGCGCGCACGGTCCGCACCGTCGACGTGGCCCCCGCCGACAGCCAGGACGCCAACGGACTGTCGTCCTTCTATGTGACCGTCGGCTGGTGCGTGGGCGGCTATCTCTGCGCGTCGATCATGACGATCAGCTCGGGCGCGACCCGCTCCACCCCCCGGCGCGCCGTGATCCGGCTCGCCTCCATGGCCGTCGTCGCGCTGGTGGCCGGACTGGGCGGCGCGCTGATCGTCGGACCCGTCCTGGGCGCCCTGCCGGGCAGCCTCGCCGCCCTGTGGGGGCTCGGCACGCTGATCGTCTTCGCGGTGGGCGCGGCGACCCTGGCCTTCCAGGGCCTCTTCGGGCTCGCCGGGATCGGGCTGGCCATCCTGCTCGTGGTGATCCTGGGCAACCCGAGCGCGGGCGGCGCCCTGCCGCCGCCGCTGCTGCCGCCGTTCTGGAAGGCGATCGGCCCGGCGCTGCCCCCGGGCGCGGGCACCTGGTCGGCGCGCTCCCTCGCCTACTTCGAGGGCAACGACATGACCGCCTCGCTGCTCGTCCTGTCGGCCTGGGCGGTCGGCGGGATCGCCCTCACCCTGCTGGCGGCCGCCGTACGCGACCGGCGCCGGACACCCGCCTGA